In one Serinus canaria isolate serCan28SL12 chromosome 2, serCan2020, whole genome shotgun sequence genomic region, the following are encoded:
- the TMUB1 gene encoding transmembrane and ubiquitin-like domain-containing protein 1 has protein sequence MALIEGVGDEVTVLFALLLAAAVLGLAWASTRAPEPAAPPAEAAPSTAPAERKPSTPNPAPAPAPTSAPAPAEGAAASDEAEGLRHRNPPAATAEGSAEPTLVLRLKFLNDTERLARVRPEDTVGALKRTYFPGQEQQVRLIYQGQLLRDDAQSLAGLHLGHLSVLHCHLSPPSAAPTAPGSPGPRSPAPAALGVGSLALPLFVLLLALLWYLQLQHRHVFTATATTCLAGLTLLVTFVAFAMYRR, from the exons ATGGCGCTAATCGAGGGCGTCGGCGACGAGGTGACGGTGCTGTTCGCGCTGCTGCTGGCGGCCGCAGTGCTGGGGCTCGCCTGGGCTTCCACGCGCGCCCCCGAGCCCGCGGCGCCGCCAGCTGAGGCGGCCCCGAGCACGGCCCCCGCCGAGCGCAAGCCCTCGACCCCCAacccggccccggccccggccccgacctcggccccggccccggccgaGGGAGCGGCGGCCTCCGATGAGGCGGAGGGGCTGCGGCACCGGAACCCTCCCGCGGCCACCGCCGAGGGCTCCGCCGAGCCCACGCTGGTGTTGCGGCTCAAGTTCCTGAACGACACGGAGCGCCTGGCGCGGGTGCGCCCCGAGGACACCGTCGGTGCGCTCAAGAG GACCTACTTcccggggcaggagcagcaggtgcgCTTGATCTaccagggacagctgctgcGTGACGATGCCCAGAGCCTGGCGGGGCTGCACCTGGGCCACCTGAGTGTCCTGCACTGCCACCTGTCCCCGCCGAGCGCAGCCCCCACGGCtcccggcagccccggcccccgcagccccgcgcccgccgcgctgGGCGTGGGCAGCCTGGCGCTGCCGCTCTtcgtgctgctgctggctctgctctggtacctgcagctgcagcaccgACACGTCTTCACCGCCACCGCCACCACCTGCCTGGCCGGCCTCACCCTGCTCGTCACCTTCGTGGCCTTCGCCATGTACCGCAGATAG
- the FASTK gene encoding fas-activated serine/threonine kinase produces MLCPLLCPWLRALTRAGPRGPAARERRGAAMFPACCCAGKARPRLLLPLDPYGHGLLPTVHPDGGRGRAHGKRKSWNFIHEKMSYDTFFTMKRLIERSRSVGEVLRWVTQNPGKVSASHYPIALHKLGQLLQQQPGPPAGAGDGRGPAGQVLEQPEFHVLCQAIVSGCAKFDNFSIVNCLYAAAALGLPGESPLVRVLEDESRSRLGRFNQKDVSMVFSSVMRLHPSSPHPLVESCLSSLERHLEKERHPQTLFLLLSYYRLRAQALQGHAASDQQLINNRKILRLVRHTLGQVSAMREHELALLDEMLALCAQEANNKALEAIFSSQLFYENRQERFIRSMAEWLPRKAENLTPYTMALIAKYVARHRLREPRLLDTIANFLLKRGEQLDSKVIQKLVFPFSRMNYRPSNHGELFPKLEAILEQKAGSSPLATVNILMSMFQLSHFPQSVLHQVFSPGFITNVMSSPYALIVRRYLSLLDAAVELEFREYSGPRLDPRYRVLMFEHALTADEANRKYSYKGLVAEALRQLVGEECYRQDEVLPPGYCTDFLLWINRSGTVLPLSRVPAASRAPPATSPVTMSLRSSVLALTSDLQDFAPFAAETPSSPPGPRESGRAGRFLPALCPAPGGPCFQPPSDYYCGLSKEPSLASPGSSTLSSPSECLSAPPPSTPDCSPRTSTASLFQFPIGKILEEEEEATGCPGQEHGCFQGEQAQEQPEERSPPASEDAGPPPSPCRPSPKRGSGEGPQGAEEIQRVVLSVNDKWHYCQNSDILVGSRAMRDRHLRLLGYCLVQLPYTELEKVSGIEEAKHYLRQKLRELRF; encoded by the exons ATGCTGTGCCCGCTGCTGTGCCCATGGCTCCGCGCTCTGACCCGGGCGGGCCCGCGGGGCCCGGCTGCCCGTGAGCGCCGCGGTGCCGCGATGTTCCCCGCCTGCTGCTGCGCCGGCAAGGCCAGGCcgcggctgctgctgcccctggacccCTACGGCCATGGGCTGCTGCCCACCGTGCACCCGGAcggcggccggggccgggcccaTGGCAAGAGGAAGAGCTGGAACTTCATCCACGAGAAGATGAGCTACGACACCTTCTTCACCATGAAGCGGCTGATCGAGCGCTCGCGCAGCGTGGGCGAGGTGCTGCGCTGGGTCACGCAGAACCCGGGCAAGGTGTCGGCCAGTCACTACCCCATAGCGCTGCAcaagctggggcagctcctgcagcagcagccagggccgCCCGCGGGGGCCGGGGACGGCCGTGGGCCCGCGgggcaggtgctggagcagcccgAGTTCCACGTGCTCTGCCAGGCCATCGTCAGCGGCTGCGCCAAGTTCGACAACTTCAGCATCGTCAACTGCCTGTACGCGGCGGCTGCGCTGG GGCTGCCCGGGGAGTCCCCGCTCGTGCGGGTGCTGGAGGACGAGTCCCGCAGCCGCCTGGGCCGCTTCAACCAGAAGGACGTGTCGATGGTGTTCAGCAGCGTGATGCGCCTGCACCCCTCCAGCCCGCACCCTCTGGTCGAGTCGTGCCTCAGCAGCCTGGAGCGGCACCTGGAGAAGGAGCGGCACCCCCAGaccctgttcctgctgctctcctacTACCGGCTGCGGGCGCAGGCGCTGCAGGGCCACGCGGCCTCCGACCAGCAGCTCATCAACAACCGCAAGATCCTGCGCCTAGTGCGGCACACGCTGGGCCAGGTGAGCGCCATGAGGGAGCATGAGCTGGCGCTGCTGGACGAGATGCTGGCCCTGTGTGCCCAAGAGGCCAACAACAAGGCCCTGGAGGCCAtcttcagctcccagctcttctACGAGAACCGGCAGGAGCGCTTCATTCGCAGCATGGCAG AGTGGCTGCCCCGGAAGGCAGAGAACCTGACCCCCTACACCATGGCCCTCATCGCCAAGTACGTGGCACGGCACCGGCTGCGTGAGCCGCGGCTGCTTGACACCATCGCCAACTTCCTGCTGAAGCGCGGCGAGCAGCTCGACAGCAAG GTGATCCAGAAGTTGGTGTTTCCCTTCAGCCGGATGAACTACCGCCCCTCCAACCACGGCGAGCTCTTCCCCAAGCTGGAGGCCATCTTGGAGCAGAAGGCCGGCAGCTCCCCACTGGCCACCGTCAACATCCTCATGTCCATGTTCCAGCTCAGCCACTTCCCACAGAGTGTCCTGCACCAGGTCTTCTCCCCAGGCTTCATCACCAATGTCATGA GCAGCCCCTACGCGCTGATCGTGCGCCGGTACCTGTCGCTGCTGGACGCGGCCGTGGAGCTGGAGTTCCGCGAGTACAGCGGCCCCCGCCTGGACCCGCGCTACCGCGTCCTCATGTTCGAGCACGCCCTGACCGCCGACGAGGCCAACAGAAAGTACAG CTACAAGGGGCTGGTGGCTGAGGCTCTGCGACAGCTGGTGGGGGAGGAATGCTACCGGCAGGACGAGGTGCTGCCTCCTGGGTACTGCACAG ACTTCCTGCTGTGGATCAACCGCTCAGGCACAGTGCTGCCTCTCTCACGTgttccagcagcttccagggcacccccagccaCATCCCCCGTCACCATGTCCCTGCGGTCCAGCGTCCTCGCCCTCACCTCAGATTTGCAGGACTTTGCCCCGTTTGCTGCAGAGACgcccagcagccccccaggcCCCCGGGAGAGTGGCCGGGCTGGGCGGTTCCTGCCGGCGCTCTGCCCGGCCCCAGGGGGGCCCTGCTTCCAGCCACCCTCGGACTATTACTGCGGGCTGAGCAAGGAGCCGTCCCTGGCCAGCCCGGGCAGCTCCACGCTCAGCAGCCCCTCCGAGTGCCTCTCGGCGCCGCCGCCCAGCACCCCCGACTGCTCCCCCCGCACCTCCACCGCCTCGCTCTTCCAGTTCCCCATCGGCAAAatcctggaggaggaggaggaggccaCCGGCTGCCCTGGTCAAGAGCACGGCTGCTTCCAGGGGGAGCaggcccaggagcagcctgaggaGCGGAGCCCCCCAGCCAGCGAGGACGCCGGCCCCCCGCCCTCACCGTGCCGGCCCAGCCCCAAGCGGGGTTCGGGTGAGGGGCCGCAGGGAGCCGAGGAGATCCAGAG GGTGGTGCTGTCGGTCAATGACAAGTGGCACTACTGCCAGAACTCCGATATCCTGGTGGGCTCCCGGGCCATGCGGGACCGGCACCTGCGGCTGCTGGGATACTGTCTGGTGCAG ctGCCCTATACGGAGCTGGAGAAGGTGAGTGGCATCGAGGAGGCCAAGCACTACCTGCGGcagaagctgagggagctgcgCTTTTGA
- the SLC4A2 gene encoding anion exchange protein 2 isoform X1: protein MTHSQVSSELHHIVSSAFQSPEQEALGAGSPAFAEEEEEKDLNKALGVERFEEILNDAHPRNAEEAGRSYGEEDFEYHRQSSHHIHHPLSTHLPSDARRKKGISKKGKKKARRASVPGETPTIEEAEEDEDDACDTETERSAEELRQPGPAEAVQFFLQEDEATDRQAEEPAPPASLPGSSPEPRGGTAPKEAQASSPDAEQGALGEGAAAEAGSPGRPAPKSQPGHRSYNLHERRCIGSMTAAEQDRYQKMPTDESEAQTLASADLDYMKSHRFEDVPGVRRHLVRKSAKAQVVHVSKDHKEPSTRQRKQDRQPHEVFVELNELVVDKNQELQWKETARWIKFEEDVEEETDRWGKPHVASLSFRSLLELRKTLAHGAVLLDLDQKTLPGVAHQVVEQMVITDQIRAEDRANVLRALLLKHSHPSDEKEFSFPRNISAGSLGSLLVHHHSTNHVAEGSEPAVTEPLIAGHAGEHDTRIDVEREREVLTPTPPAGITRSKSKHELKLLEKIPDNAEATVVLVGCVEFLDQPTMAFVRLQEAVELDAVLEVPVPVRFLFVLLGPSSTHMDYHEIGRSISTLMSDKQFHEAAYLADDRHDLLNAINEFLDCSVVLPPSEVQGEELLRSVAHFQREMLKKRMEQERRLLLEPKSPEEKALLKLKVVEDEAEEDDDPLRRTGRPFGGLIRDVRRRYPHYLSDFRDALDPQCIAAVIFIYFAALSPAITFGGLLGEKTQDLIGVSELIISTSLQGVLFCLLGAQPLLVIGFSGPLLVFEEAFFTFCTSNELEYLVGRVWIGFWLILIVLVMVAFEGSFLVRFVSRFTQEIFAFLISLIFIYETFSKLAKIFQEHPLHGCLSANTSAEAWGNGTAAMANTTALATSPAPRSVTKVTGQPNTALLSLVLMAGTFFIAFFLRKFKNSRFFPGRIRRLIGDFGVPIAILVMVLVDYSIQDTYTQKLSVPSGFSVTAPDKRGWVINPLGVQSAFPVWMMVASGLPAILVFILIFMETQITTLIISKKERMLQKGSGFHLDLLLIVAMGGFFALFGLPWLAAATVRSVTHANALTVMSKAVAPGDKPKIQEVKEQRVTGLLVAVLVGLSIVIGDLLRQIPLAVLFGIFLYMGVTSLNGIQFYERLQLLLMPPKHHPDVTYVKKVRTLRMHLFTGLQLACLAVLWAVMSTVASLAFPFILILTVPLRMCLLSRIFTDREMKCLDAAEAEPILDEREGVDEYNEMPMPV from the exons ATGACCCACTCCCAGGTGTCTTCCGAGCTTCACCACATTGTCTCCTCGGCCTTCCAGAGC CCCGAGCAGGAGGCGCTGGGCGCCGGCTCACCTGCCTTcgcggaggaggaggaggagaaggaccTGAACAAGGCCCTGGGCGTGGAGCGCTTCGAGGAGATCCTGAACGACGCTCACCCCCGCAACGCCGAGGAGGCCGGGCGCAGCTACGGCGAGGAGGACTTCGAGT ACCACCGCCAGTCGTCCCACCACATCCACCACCCGCTCTCCACGCACCTGCCCTCTGACGCCCGCCGCAAGAAGGGGATCTCGAAAAAGGGCAAAAAGAAGGCCCGGCGTGCCTCTGTCCCCGGAGAGACCCCCACCATcgaggaggctgaggaggatgaggatgacGCGTGCGACACGGAGACGGAGCGGTCTGCGGAGGAGCTGCGGCAGCCCGGGCCGGCCGAGGCAGTGCAg TTCTTCTTGCAGGAGGATGAGGCGACCGACCGCCAGGCAGAGGAGCCAGCGCCCCCCGCGTCCCTGCCCGGCTCCTCCCCTGAGCCCCGAGGGGGCACGGCCCCGAAGGAAGCCCAGGCCAGCAG ccctgatgcagagcagggggctctgggggaggGCGCAGCTGCCGAGGCCGGGTCCCCGGGCCGCCCTGCGCCAAAGTCGCAGCCGGGGCACCGCAGCTACAACCTGCACGAGCGGCGTTGCATCGGCAGCATGACGGCTGCAGAGCAGGACCGCTACCAGAAGATGCCGACGGACGAGTCAGAGGCACAGACGCTGGCCTCGGCTGACCTGGACTACATGAAGA GTCACCGCTTCGAGGACGTGCCAGGCGTGCGCCGGCACCTGGTGCGGAAGAGTGCCAAGGCACAGGTGGTGCACGTCAGCAAGGACCACAAGGAGCCCAGCACGCGGCAGCGCAAGCAGGACCGGCAGCCCCATGAG gtgtttGTGGAGCTGAACGAGCTGGTGGTGGACAagaaccaggagctgcagtggaagGAGACGGCGCGCTGGATCAAGTTTGAGGAGGACGTGGAGGAGGAGACAGACCGCTGGGGCAAGCCACACGTGGCCTCCCTCTCTTTCCGCAGCCTCCTGGAGCTCCGCAAGACCCTGGCCCACG GGGCCGTGCTCCTGGACCTGGACCAAAAGACGCTGCCGGGGGTGGCTCACCAGGTGGTGGAGCAGATGGTCATCACGGACCAGATCCGGGCTGAGGACCGTGCCAACGTGCTGCGGGCGCTGCTGCTCAAGCACAG CCACCCAAGCGACGAGAAGGAGTTCTCCTTCCCACGGAACATCTCGGCgggcagcctgggctccctGCTCGTGCACCACCACAGCACCAACCACGTGGCTGAGGGCAGCGAGCCGGCCGTCACCGAGCCCCTCATCGCTGGCCACGCCGGAGAGCACGATACACGCATTGACGTGGAGCGGGAG AGGGAGGTCCTCACTCCCACACCCCCGGCCGGCATCACTCGCTCCAAGTCGAAACACgagctgaagctgctggagaagaTCCCGGACAACGCTGAGGCCACAGTGGTGCTCGTGG GCTGTGTGGAGTTCCTGGACCAGCCCACCATGGCCTTTGTGCGGCTGCAGGAGGCCGTGGAGCTGGATGCGGTGCTGGAGGTGCCCGTCCCTGTGCGGTTCCTCTTCGTGCTGCTgggccccagcagcacccacatGGACTATCACGAGATTGGGCGCTCCATCTCCACCCTCATGTCCGACAAG CAATTCCATGAGGCTGCCTACCTGGCTGACGACCGTCACGACCTTCTGAATGCCATCAATGAGTTCCTGGACTGCAGCGTGGTGCTGCCGCCCTCCGAGGTGCAGGGCGAGGAGCTGCTGCGCAGCGTCGCCCACTTCCAGCGCGAGATGCTGAAgaagaggatggagcaggagcggaggctgctgctggagcccaaGTCCCCTGAGGAGAAAG ctctgctgaagctgaAGGTGGTGGAGGACGAGGCCGAGGAGGACGACGACCCCCTGAGGCGCACAGGCCGCCCCTTCGGGGGGCTGATCCGGGACGTGCGGCGGAGGTACCCCCACTACCTGAGCGACTTCCGCGACGCGCTGGACCCCCAGTGCATTGCTGCCGTCATCTTCATCTACTTCGCTGCGCTGTCGCCCGCCATCACCTTCGGGGGGCTGCTGG GGGAGAAGACGCAGGACCTGATCGGGGTGTCGGAGCTGATCATCTCCACGTCGCTGCAGGGTGTCCTCTTCTGCCTGCTGGGTGCTCAGCCCTTGCTTGTCATTGGCTTCTCGGGGCCGCTGCTTGTCTTTGAGGAAGCCTTCTTCACG TTCTGCACATCCAATGAGCTGGAGTACCTGGTGGGGCGTGTCTGGATCGGCTTTTGGCTCATCCTCATCGTGCTGGTCATGGTGGCCTTTGAGGGCAGCTTCCTGGTGCGTTTTGTCTCCCGCTTCACCCAGGAGATCTTTGCCTTTCTCATCTCCCTCATCTTCATCTATGAGACCTTTTCCAAGCTGGCCAAG ATCTTCCAAGAGCACCCACTGCACGGCTGCCTGAGCGCCAACACCTCGGCTGAGGCCTGGGGCAACGGCACCGCGGCCATGGCCAACACCACAGCCCTGGCCACCAGCCCGGCTCCTCGCAGTGTCACCAAGGTCACGGGGCAGCCCAACACGGCGCTGCTCTCACTCGTGCTCATGGCTGGCACCTTCTTCATCGCCTTCTTCTTGCGCAAGTTCAAGAACAGCCGCTTCTTCCCCGGACGG ATCCGGAGGCTCATTGGGGACTTTGGGGTGCCCATCGCCATCCTGGTGATGGTGCTGGTGGACTACAGCATCCAGGACACCTACACACAG AAGCTGAGTGTGCCCAGTGGGTTCTCGGTAACAGCCCCAGACAAGCGGGGTTGGGTGATCAATCCCTTGGGTGTGCAGAGTGCCTTCCCCGTGTGGATGATGGTGGCCAGCGGCCTCCCCGCCATCCTCGtcttcatcctcatcttcaTGGAGACCCAGATCACCAC GCTGATCATCAGCAAGAAGGAGCGGATGCTGCAGAAGGGCTCTGGGTTCCACCTCGACCTCCTGCTCATCGTGGCCATGGGTGGCTTCTTCGCGCTCTTTGGGCTGCCCTGGCTCGCCGCAGCCACTGTGCGCTCTGTCACCCATGCCAACGCCCTCACCGTCATGAGCAAGGCTGTGGCCCCTGGGGACAAGCCCAAGATCCAGGAGGTTAAGGAGCAGCGGGTCActgggctgctggtggctgtaCTGGTCG GGCTGTCCATTGTCATCGGGGACCTGCTGCGGCAGATCCCACTGGCCGTGCTCTTCGGCATCTTCCTCTACATGGGCGTCACCTCCCTCAATGGCATCCAGTTCTACGAGcgcctgcagctgctgctgatgccCCCCAAGCACCACCCTGATGTCACCTATGTCAAAAAG gtgCGCACGCTGCGCATGCACCTGTTCACCGGGCTGCAGCTGGCCTGCCTGGCCGTGCTCTGGGCCGTCATGTCCACTGTGGCCTCCCTCGCCTTCCccttcatcctcatcctcacgGTGCCGCTCCGCATGTGCCTACTCAGCCGCATCTTCACCGACCGGGAAATGAAGTGT CTGGATGCAGCCGAGGCCGAGCCCATCCTGGACGAGCGGGAAGGTGTGGACGAGTACAACGAGATGCCGATGCCGGTGTGA
- the SLC4A2 gene encoding anion exchange protein 2 isoform X2 has translation MEFLRGSWPEQEALGAGSPAFAEEEEEKDLNKALGVERFEEILNDAHPRNAEEAGRSYGEEDFEYHRQSSHHIHHPLSTHLPSDARRKKGISKKGKKKARRASVPGETPTIEEAEEDEDDACDTETERSAEELRQPGPAEAVQFFLQEDEATDRQAEEPAPPASLPGSSPEPRGGTAPKEAQASSPDAEQGALGEGAAAEAGSPGRPAPKSQPGHRSYNLHERRCIGSMTAAEQDRYQKMPTDESEAQTLASADLDYMKSHRFEDVPGVRRHLVRKSAKAQVVHVSKDHKEPSTRQRKQDRQPHEVFVELNELVVDKNQELQWKETARWIKFEEDVEEETDRWGKPHVASLSFRSLLELRKTLAHGAVLLDLDQKTLPGVAHQVVEQMVITDQIRAEDRANVLRALLLKHSHPSDEKEFSFPRNISAGSLGSLLVHHHSTNHVAEGSEPAVTEPLIAGHAGEHDTRIDVEREREVLTPTPPAGITRSKSKHELKLLEKIPDNAEATVVLVGCVEFLDQPTMAFVRLQEAVELDAVLEVPVPVRFLFVLLGPSSTHMDYHEIGRSISTLMSDKQFHEAAYLADDRHDLLNAINEFLDCSVVLPPSEVQGEELLRSVAHFQREMLKKRMEQERRLLLEPKSPEEKALLKLKVVEDEAEEDDDPLRRTGRPFGGLIRDVRRRYPHYLSDFRDALDPQCIAAVIFIYFAALSPAITFGGLLGEKTQDLIGVSELIISTSLQGVLFCLLGAQPLLVIGFSGPLLVFEEAFFTFCTSNELEYLVGRVWIGFWLILIVLVMVAFEGSFLVRFVSRFTQEIFAFLISLIFIYETFSKLAKIFQEHPLHGCLSANTSAEAWGNGTAAMANTTALATSPAPRSVTKVTGQPNTALLSLVLMAGTFFIAFFLRKFKNSRFFPGRIRRLIGDFGVPIAILVMVLVDYSIQDTYTQKLSVPSGFSVTAPDKRGWVINPLGVQSAFPVWMMVASGLPAILVFILIFMETQITTLIISKKERMLQKGSGFHLDLLLIVAMGGFFALFGLPWLAAATVRSVTHANALTVMSKAVAPGDKPKIQEVKEQRVTGLLVAVLVGLSIVIGDLLRQIPLAVLFGIFLYMGVTSLNGIQFYERLQLLLMPPKHHPDVTYVKKVRTLRMHLFTGLQLACLAVLWAVMSTVASLAFPFILILTVPLRMCLLSRIFTDREMKCLDAAEAEPILDEREGVDEYNEMPMPV, from the exons ATGGAGTTCCTCCGGGGCTCCTGG CCCGAGCAGGAGGCGCTGGGCGCCGGCTCACCTGCCTTcgcggaggaggaggaggagaaggaccTGAACAAGGCCCTGGGCGTGGAGCGCTTCGAGGAGATCCTGAACGACGCTCACCCCCGCAACGCCGAGGAGGCCGGGCGCAGCTACGGCGAGGAGGACTTCGAGT ACCACCGCCAGTCGTCCCACCACATCCACCACCCGCTCTCCACGCACCTGCCCTCTGACGCCCGCCGCAAGAAGGGGATCTCGAAAAAGGGCAAAAAGAAGGCCCGGCGTGCCTCTGTCCCCGGAGAGACCCCCACCATcgaggaggctgaggaggatgaggatgacGCGTGCGACACGGAGACGGAGCGGTCTGCGGAGGAGCTGCGGCAGCCCGGGCCGGCCGAGGCAGTGCAg TTCTTCTTGCAGGAGGATGAGGCGACCGACCGCCAGGCAGAGGAGCCAGCGCCCCCCGCGTCCCTGCCCGGCTCCTCCCCTGAGCCCCGAGGGGGCACGGCCCCGAAGGAAGCCCAGGCCAGCAG ccctgatgcagagcagggggctctgggggaggGCGCAGCTGCCGAGGCCGGGTCCCCGGGCCGCCCTGCGCCAAAGTCGCAGCCGGGGCACCGCAGCTACAACCTGCACGAGCGGCGTTGCATCGGCAGCATGACGGCTGCAGAGCAGGACCGCTACCAGAAGATGCCGACGGACGAGTCAGAGGCACAGACGCTGGCCTCGGCTGACCTGGACTACATGAAGA GTCACCGCTTCGAGGACGTGCCAGGCGTGCGCCGGCACCTGGTGCGGAAGAGTGCCAAGGCACAGGTGGTGCACGTCAGCAAGGACCACAAGGAGCCCAGCACGCGGCAGCGCAAGCAGGACCGGCAGCCCCATGAG gtgtttGTGGAGCTGAACGAGCTGGTGGTGGACAagaaccaggagctgcagtggaagGAGACGGCGCGCTGGATCAAGTTTGAGGAGGACGTGGAGGAGGAGACAGACCGCTGGGGCAAGCCACACGTGGCCTCCCTCTCTTTCCGCAGCCTCCTGGAGCTCCGCAAGACCCTGGCCCACG GGGCCGTGCTCCTGGACCTGGACCAAAAGACGCTGCCGGGGGTGGCTCACCAGGTGGTGGAGCAGATGGTCATCACGGACCAGATCCGGGCTGAGGACCGTGCCAACGTGCTGCGGGCGCTGCTGCTCAAGCACAG CCACCCAAGCGACGAGAAGGAGTTCTCCTTCCCACGGAACATCTCGGCgggcagcctgggctccctGCTCGTGCACCACCACAGCACCAACCACGTGGCTGAGGGCAGCGAGCCGGCCGTCACCGAGCCCCTCATCGCTGGCCACGCCGGAGAGCACGATACACGCATTGACGTGGAGCGGGAG AGGGAGGTCCTCACTCCCACACCCCCGGCCGGCATCACTCGCTCCAAGTCGAAACACgagctgaagctgctggagaagaTCCCGGACAACGCTGAGGCCACAGTGGTGCTCGTGG GCTGTGTGGAGTTCCTGGACCAGCCCACCATGGCCTTTGTGCGGCTGCAGGAGGCCGTGGAGCTGGATGCGGTGCTGGAGGTGCCCGTCCCTGTGCGGTTCCTCTTCGTGCTGCTgggccccagcagcacccacatGGACTATCACGAGATTGGGCGCTCCATCTCCACCCTCATGTCCGACAAG CAATTCCATGAGGCTGCCTACCTGGCTGACGACCGTCACGACCTTCTGAATGCCATCAATGAGTTCCTGGACTGCAGCGTGGTGCTGCCGCCCTCCGAGGTGCAGGGCGAGGAGCTGCTGCGCAGCGTCGCCCACTTCCAGCGCGAGATGCTGAAgaagaggatggagcaggagcggaggctgctgctggagcccaaGTCCCCTGAGGAGAAAG ctctgctgaagctgaAGGTGGTGGAGGACGAGGCCGAGGAGGACGACGACCCCCTGAGGCGCACAGGCCGCCCCTTCGGGGGGCTGATCCGGGACGTGCGGCGGAGGTACCCCCACTACCTGAGCGACTTCCGCGACGCGCTGGACCCCCAGTGCATTGCTGCCGTCATCTTCATCTACTTCGCTGCGCTGTCGCCCGCCATCACCTTCGGGGGGCTGCTGG GGGAGAAGACGCAGGACCTGATCGGGGTGTCGGAGCTGATCATCTCCACGTCGCTGCAGGGTGTCCTCTTCTGCCTGCTGGGTGCTCAGCCCTTGCTTGTCATTGGCTTCTCGGGGCCGCTGCTTGTCTTTGAGGAAGCCTTCTTCACG TTCTGCACATCCAATGAGCTGGAGTACCTGGTGGGGCGTGTCTGGATCGGCTTTTGGCTCATCCTCATCGTGCTGGTCATGGTGGCCTTTGAGGGCAGCTTCCTGGTGCGTTTTGTCTCCCGCTTCACCCAGGAGATCTTTGCCTTTCTCATCTCCCTCATCTTCATCTATGAGACCTTTTCCAAGCTGGCCAAG ATCTTCCAAGAGCACCCACTGCACGGCTGCCTGAGCGCCAACACCTCGGCTGAGGCCTGGGGCAACGGCACCGCGGCCATGGCCAACACCACAGCCCTGGCCACCAGCCCGGCTCCTCGCAGTGTCACCAAGGTCACGGGGCAGCCCAACACGGCGCTGCTCTCACTCGTGCTCATGGCTGGCACCTTCTTCATCGCCTTCTTCTTGCGCAAGTTCAAGAACAGCCGCTTCTTCCCCGGACGG ATCCGGAGGCTCATTGGGGACTTTGGGGTGCCCATCGCCATCCTGGTGATGGTGCTGGTGGACTACAGCATCCAGGACACCTACACACAG AAGCTGAGTGTGCCCAGTGGGTTCTCGGTAACAGCCCCAGACAAGCGGGGTTGGGTGATCAATCCCTTGGGTGTGCAGAGTGCCTTCCCCGTGTGGATGATGGTGGCCAGCGGCCTCCCCGCCATCCTCGtcttcatcctcatcttcaTGGAGACCCAGATCACCAC GCTGATCATCAGCAAGAAGGAGCGGATGCTGCAGAAGGGCTCTGGGTTCCACCTCGACCTCCTGCTCATCGTGGCCATGGGTGGCTTCTTCGCGCTCTTTGGGCTGCCCTGGCTCGCCGCAGCCACTGTGCGCTCTGTCACCCATGCCAACGCCCTCACCGTCATGAGCAAGGCTGTGGCCCCTGGGGACAAGCCCAAGATCCAGGAGGTTAAGGAGCAGCGGGTCActgggctgctggtggctgtaCTGGTCG GGCTGTCCATTGTCATCGGGGACCTGCTGCGGCAGATCCCACTGGCCGTGCTCTTCGGCATCTTCCTCTACATGGGCGTCACCTCCCTCAATGGCATCCAGTTCTACGAGcgcctgcagctgctgctgatgccCCCCAAGCACCACCCTGATGTCACCTATGTCAAAAAG gtgCGCACGCTGCGCATGCACCTGTTCACCGGGCTGCAGCTGGCCTGCCTGGCCGTGCTCTGGGCCGTCATGTCCACTGTGGCCTCCCTCGCCTTCCccttcatcctcatcctcacgGTGCCGCTCCGCATGTGCCTACTCAGCCGCATCTTCACCGACCGGGAAATGAAGTGT CTGGATGCAGCCGAGGCCGAGCCCATCCTGGACGAGCGGGAAGGTGTGGACGAGTACAACGAGATGCCGATGCCGGTGTGA